A DNA window from Macrobrachium rosenbergii isolate ZJJX-2024 chromosome 41, ASM4041242v1, whole genome shotgun sequence contains the following coding sequences:
- the LOC136826535 gene encoding uncharacterized protein: MHRNTLFALALALCALHMVNSVLILESSGVASLAIPAVTLTTGTLGVGVTSSAAAAAALAGVGALAAAGVIVAARAASGNGKRSAPTCLPVNNPELFITLAANSDKLGCGMRLVCELEATPDEALTQDERLILALFGRAPLPVNFEELNTPKAGFQYAAFVGSKAGSPSECASVFNACPFDRATMIEAFHRSGTNAL, translated from the coding sequence ATGCATCGCAACACCCTCTTCGCATTGGCTCTGGCGCTCTGCGCCCTTCACATGGTCAACTCTGTCCTGATTCTGGAATCCTCCGGAGTGGCCTCCCTGGCCATTCCAGCCGTCACTCTCACCACCGGCACCCTGGGCGTGGGCGTGACCTCCTCCGCGGCAGCCGCTGCCGCTCTGGCGGGCGTCGGAGCCCTAGCGGCCGCCGGCGTCATCGTGGCCGCGAGAGCAGCCAGCGGGAACGGAAAGCGCTCCGCCCCCACCTGCCTCCCCGTCAACAATCCTGAGCTCTTCATCACCCTGGCCGCTAATTCGGACAAATTAGGCTGCGGGATGCGCCTCGTCTGCGAGCTGGAAGCCACTCCCGACGAGGCCCTCACGCAGGACGAGAGGCTCATCTTGGCCCTCTTCGGCCGCGCCCCTCTTCCAGTCAACTTCGAGGAGCTGAACACGCCCAAGGCTGGCTTCCAGTACGCCGCCTTCGTCGGATCTAAGGCCGGGTCCCCGTCCGAGTGCGCCTCCGTCTTCAACGCGTGCCCCTTCGATCGCGCCACCATGATCGAGGCGTTCCACAGGAGCGGCACTAACGCCCTCtga